One genomic window of Candidatus Kuenenia stuttgartiensis includes the following:
- a CDS encoding FliM/FliN family flagellar motor switch protein: MPILDLILDVTVPVSVELGRANMLIKDILALSQGSIVELEKVLHSG; encoded by the coding sequence ATGCCGATATTAGATTTAATTTTAGATGTGACTGTCCCTGTATCCGTAGAATTGGGACGCGCGAATATGCTTATTAAGGATATTCTTGCTTTGTCTCAGGGTTCAATTGTTGAACTTGAAAAAGTGCTGCACTCCGGTTGA
- a CDS encoding flagellar biosynthetic protein FliR has translation MLTKILSLFRTLFVIGIKIPSRLCCLDVVGRCNGVDGECAKEINIFVIAYPIKIIIGFIVVFVSFPLMIGAMRMYIFGFEKGLMSLLSAM, from the coding sequence ATACTAACAAAAATACTCAGTCTCTTTAGAACGCTTTTCGTAATAGGGATTAAAATTCCATCCCGCCTTTGTTGTCTTGATGTTGTCGGTCGTTGCAATGGCGTTGATGGCGAGTGTGCGAAGGAAATTAATATATTTGTTATTGCATACCCAATAAAAATAATAATCGGCTTCATTGTGGTTTTTGTCTCGTTTCCACTCATGATTGGCGCAATGAGGATGTATATCTTTGGTTTTGAAAAGGGATTGATGTCGTTGCTATCGGCAATGTGA
- a CDS encoding EscU/YscU/HrcU family type III secretion system export apparatus switch protein, translated as MADTEKTEQPTRKRISEARQKGSVAQSPDLSSAIAILVGFLLLYALGILCMRV; from the coding sequence ATGGCTGATACGGAAAAGACTGAACAACCCACGCGCAAACGTATAAGCGAGGCGCGCCAAAAAGGAAGCGTAGCCCAAAGTCCCGACCTAAGCAGTGCGATTGCTATCCTGGTAGGTTTTTTACTGTTATATGCATTGGGTATATTATGTATGCGGGTATGA
- a CDS encoding FHIPEP family type III secretion protein — MRPCIRLPALWITDAVKEDAEALGYTVVDPASVMITHLTDYKNTCIRDPLS; from the coding sequence ATTAGACCCTGCATACGGCTTCCCGCCCTTTGGATTACCGATGCGGTAAAGGAAGACGCCGAAGCTTTGGGATATACGGTAGTTGATCCCGCATCCGTGATGATAACACATTTAACCGATTATAAAAACACATGCATACGAGATCCTTTGTCGTGA
- a CDS encoding flagellar biosynthetic protein FliR encodes MIAILLLLAIDGHHYFINAIAQSFHAVPIAALIIQRQY; translated from the coding sequence TTGATAGCCATATTGCTATTGCTGGCAATTGATGGCCACCACTATTTTATAAATGCAATTGCGCAAAGCTTCCATGCTGTACCCATTGCAGCTTTGATTATACAACGGCAATACTAA
- a CDS encoding flagellar biosynthetic protein FliQ, with translation MQTTFLMMAPLLGVAMIVGLAIGIFQAVSSIHEQTLTFLPKVFAVLGMFLFCLPWMLRIMTSYTVNLLGDWQNTVSSPYQ, from the coding sequence TTGCAAACTACCTTTCTTATGATGGCGCCCCTGCTTGGGGTTGCAATGATAGTTGGACTAGCTATCGGTATATTCCAGGCTGTTTCGAGTATTCATGAACAAACACTGACGTTTCTGCCGAAAGTGTTTGCCGTTTTGGGGATGTTCTTATTTTGTTTGCCGTGGATGCTGCGGATTATGACGTCATACACGGTAAACCTGTTGGGTGACTGGCAAAATACAGTAAGTAGTCCTTATCAGTAA
- a CDS encoding flagellar biosynthetic protein FliR — protein MEILFDFINDLPFLMLVFFRVGGILLFAPVFSNTHIPMLLRIAIALILAFILYPNLDKNLHELPSELIPFGLIVVKEIAIGAIVGFAASILFAAFSMAGYLLSNQMGLDMAVIADPSSLSGDESQPFPYFTI, from the coding sequence ATGGAAATTTTGTTCGATTTCATTAACGACCTGCCCTTTTTAATGCTGGTGTTTTTTCGTGTAGGCGGGATACTCCTTTTCGCCCCGGTCTTTAGCAATACCCATATACCAATGCTCCTGCGTATTGCTATTGCCCTGATACTGGCATTTATTCTTTATCCCAATCTGGATAAAAATCTGCATGAATTGCCTTCAGAGCTTATCCCCTTTGGTTTAATTGTTGTAAAAGAGATTGCTATTGGCGCTATTGTTGGATTTGCAGCGTCAATACTGTTTGCTGCGTTTAGTATGGCCGGGTATTTGTTAAGTAACCAAATGGGACTGGATATGGCGGTTATCGCCGACCCTTCATCCCTGAGCGGAGATGAAAGCCAACCGTTTCCGTATTTTACAATTTGA
- a CDS encoding FliM/FliN family flagellar motor switch protein yields the protein MIAINFAISGELGTGTLVFCLPVATLEAVMGKITEATLNREEEIVIIKQTLNQVPLLVNTILGTTQLSFNELINLRVGDVISLDNKITDHLSLEIDEVPKFFGTPGVSGKKLAIKNIRFVIVVLVFI from the coding sequence ATGATTGCCATAAATTTTGCGATTAGTGGTGAATTGGGCACCGGTACGCTTGTTTTTTGTCTTCCTGTTGCAACTTTAGAAGCAGTTATGGGAAAAATAACGGAGGCAACCCTTAATCGGGAAGAAGAGATTGTCATAATAAAGCAAACGCTCAATCAAGTCCCTTTATTAGTGAACACAATATTGGGTACAACACAGTTATCATTTAACGAACTTATCAATCTCAGAGTAGGGGATGTGATAAGTCTTGATAATAAGATTACGGACCATTTAAGTTTGGAAATAGATGAAGTGCCGAAGTTTTTTGGAACGCCAGGGGTTTCTGGCAAAAAACTCGCGATAAAAAACATCCGTTTCGTTATAGTGGTATTGGTTTTTATTTAA
- a CDS encoding FHIPEP family type III secretion protein: protein MSPKFLHLLLPRRLRSLSPRLPPPVESGNGCYGQLFSQPNAIAFAGGILTLFSIVPGLPKIPFLVLAGFFWMMFFVLRRSSKETELAEALVKETEGMAREPKEERC from the coding sequence TTGTCTCCCAAATTCCTTCATTTATTATTGCCACGGCGTCTGCGGTCATTGTCACCAAGACTTCCGCCACCGGTGGAATCTGGGAACGGATGTTACGGACAGTTATTTAGCCAACCTAATGCCATTGCTTTTGCGGGAGGAATTCTTACGCTGTTTAGCATTGTACCGGGATTACCAAAAATACCGTTTTTGGTTCTTGCCGGCTTCTTCTGGATGATGTTCTTTGTTCTCAGAAGGTCTTCTAAGGAGACAGAACTGGCGGAAGCGCTTGTAAAAGAGACTGAAGGCATGGCGCGGGAACCGAAAGAGGAGAGATGTTGA
- the fliJ gene encoding flagellar export protein FliJ, whose translation MKFRFKFQKLLDIEKFKEEEISKELKTAQKKLHEEKKMELLLKSLLETRQIEMTEMLQTFADASTFVLFESYFASLNRDIIVQQSKIKKISEEIDHVRQKLLHVFKKRKLLEKLRERHKKEFDDQEKRLEIKKLDEIATSRFYHKHIREKDVLE comes from the coding sequence ATGAAATTTCGTTTTAAATTCCAAAAATTACTTGATATTGAAAAATTTAAAGAAGAAGAGATTTCCAAAGAGTTAAAAACTGCGCAAAAAAAACTCCATGAAGAAAAGAAGATGGAGTTATTACTAAAATCTTTGCTTGAAACAAGGCAGATTGAAATGACAGAGATGTTGCAGACGTTTGCGGATGCGTCGACATTTGTTTTGTTTGAGTCGTATTTTGCCAGTCTTAATCGTGATATTATTGTCCAACAATCAAAAATAAAAAAGATTTCTGAAGAGATAGATCATGTAAGGCAAAAATTATTACATGTTTTTAAAAAAAGAAAGTTGTTGGAAAAACTAAGGGAAAGGCATAAAAAGGAATTCGACGATCAGGAGAAACGCCTTGAAATTAAAAAACTGGACGAGATAGCAACCTCCCGGTTTTATCACAAACACATCAGGGAAAAGGATGTATTGGAATAA
- a CDS encoding sigma-70 family RNA polymerase sigma factor → MAREAYATLEQKLNRHPLPEEIAAELGEIDTAEWEKLLVEINFGMFLSLEEMNAKSEDGNKEAVGMLFADSKIGDPLSNIETEEEKELLVAAIKELPAREKLVITLYYYEDLMLREISQMLDISESRVSQIHHQGLFMLRSKVRKIPIK, encoded by the coding sequence TTGGCGAGAGAGGCATATGCAACATTAGAACAAAAATTAAACAGGCATCCACTCCCGGAAGAAATTGCGGCAGAACTTGGAGAGATTGATACTGCTGAGTGGGAAAAATTACTGGTGGAAATTAACTTCGGCATGTTTCTTTCACTCGAAGAAATGAATGCAAAGTCGGAGGATGGTAATAAAGAAGCGGTAGGAATGCTATTTGCTGACTCAAAAATAGGCGACCCGTTAAGTAATATTGAGACAGAGGAAGAAAAAGAACTTTTAGTTGCGGCGATTAAAGAATTGCCGGCTCGTGAAAAATTGGTAATAACACTCTATTATTACGAAGACTTAATGCTGAGGGAAATCAGCCAAATGCTGGATATTTCAGAATCACGGGTTTCACAAATTCACCATCAGGGCTTATTTATGCTTCGTTCTAAGGTAAGGAAAATTCCTATTAAGTAG
- a CDS encoding flagellar basal body-associated FliL family protein: MRKKDAFQKKKVHMNIGGIRGKVIVFATNMFFMAGMYFGANISTGAEIPVNVITEELQGRIGEITKYSDEIPLKSDKDPKEPLPQGPIIVTIDTIVVNLSGSNLRRYLKAKVILEVRNEEARGKLETRTIQVKDRLISILSSKTIDDIDSVEGREYIKREIKDSVDVILNMEKAVLQVYFEDFVVQ; encoded by the coding sequence ATGAGAAAAAAAGACGCATTTCAAAAAAAGAAGGTGCATATGAATATCGGGGGAATACGTGGTAAAGTTATTGTATTTGCAACTAATATGTTTTTTATGGCAGGCATGTATTTCGGCGCGAATATATCAACAGGAGCTGAAATACCGGTCAACGTGATAACCGAAGAATTGCAAGGCCGCATAGGGGAAATAACGAAATATAGCGATGAAATCCCATTGAAGTCAGATAAAGATCCCAAGGAACCTTTGCCGCAAGGCCCTATTATTGTGACAATAGATACAATTGTTGTGAATCTTAGCGGGTCTAATTTAAGAAGGTATCTCAAGGCAAAGGTAATTTTGGAAGTACGCAATGAAGAGGCAAGAGGTAAGTTAGAAACCAGAACAATACAGGTAAAAGACAGGCTTATTTCCATTCTTTCCTCAAAGACCATAGATGATATTGATTCTGTAGAGGGTCGGGAATACATTAAGCGTGAAATAAAAGATTCCGTTGATGTGATATTGAATATGGAAAAAGCTGTTTTACAGGTCTATTTTGAAGATTTTGTTGTTCAATAA
- a CDS encoding acetolactate synthase large subunit, which yields MKASDLFVHQLLEEGVEYIFGLPGEENLDFLDSIRKAKIKLFVTRHEQAAAFMAATYGRLTGKAGVCFSTLGPGATNMVTGVAHAQLIGAPLIAITGQKALVNNWQAKFQAVDIVSLMKPITKQSVSIIDPNNIPTIVRESFKIAEDERPGAVHVELPEDVASSKANAPTQKRGFIRRPSPDHRAIGAAAELINKATHPLIILSSGANRKRITKHLQDFINKTQIYVVHTQMGKGVIGDDCPYSLFATGIHKRDYVNCGIDLADLIITIGYNTVEYPPFVWNKDLHKKIVNIDFVDAQTDKYFNPDIEVIGDISHSLRKLAVKIEKKTTLEFEKLRNFLEKKLEAKEEGKYPFTPMEIVYHVRKTLDREDIVTLDNGIYKLWFSRLYRTYAPDTLLLDNALATMGAGLPSALTAKLLNPGKKVLAVVGDGGFMMNSQELETAVRYKIPVVVLIVNDNAFGFIKWKQKNMKLRNFALDYSNPDFVKYAESYGASGFKINKGEHLSDVLRQAFSLNKPAVIECPVDYSVNYDVFSQELQNCVCELL from the coding sequence ATGAAGGCATCTGATTTATTCGTTCACCAGTTGCTGGAAGAAGGCGTTGAATATATTTTTGGTTTGCCGGGTGAAGAAAATCTTGATTTCCTGGACTCCATTCGCAAGGCAAAGATAAAACTCTTTGTTACGCGACACGAGCAGGCGGCGGCTTTTATGGCGGCAACATACGGAAGGCTTACCGGAAAAGCAGGGGTTTGTTTTTCAACCCTAGGGCCTGGCGCCACAAATATGGTCACCGGAGTCGCACACGCCCAGCTAATCGGCGCCCCATTAATCGCTATTACCGGACAAAAGGCGCTGGTAAATAACTGGCAGGCAAAATTTCAGGCAGTAGATATCGTCAGCCTAATGAAACCAATTACAAAACAAAGCGTGTCAATCATTGACCCAAACAACATTCCGACAATTGTAAGAGAATCATTCAAAATTGCAGAAGATGAAAGGCCGGGCGCCGTTCATGTTGAACTTCCCGAAGATGTGGCGTCTTCAAAGGCAAACGCCCCGACTCAAAAGAGGGGATTTATCAGAAGGCCATCCCCGGACCACCGCGCGATTGGTGCAGCAGCGGAACTTATTAATAAGGCAACACATCCTTTGATCATCCTTTCTTCCGGCGCAAACAGAAAACGAATCACAAAACATCTTCAGGACTTTATAAATAAGACGCAGATTTACGTAGTACACACACAAATGGGGAAAGGGGTAATCGGGGACGACTGTCCATACAGCCTGTTTGCCACAGGGATACACAAAAGGGATTACGTAAATTGCGGCATCGATTTGGCTGATTTGATTATCACCATTGGATATAACACGGTTGAGTATCCTCCTTTTGTATGGAATAAAGACCTTCATAAGAAGATTGTAAATATCGACTTTGTTGACGCACAAACGGATAAATATTTTAATCCGGATATTGAGGTAATCGGGGACATCTCCCATTCATTAAGAAAACTGGCGGTAAAGATAGAGAAGAAAACCACTTTAGAATTCGAAAAACTCCGCAATTTTCTGGAAAAGAAACTGGAGGCAAAAGAAGAGGGAAAATATCCCTTTACTCCCATGGAAATTGTGTACCACGTCAGAAAAACACTCGACAGGGAAGACATCGTCACGCTGGACAATGGCATTTACAAGCTATGGTTTTCGAGACTCTACAGAACGTATGCACCTGACACCCTGCTTCTTGACAATGCGCTTGCTACCATGGGCGCTGGATTGCCATCAGCGCTCACGGCAAAGCTGCTCAATCCCGGGAAAAAAGTGCTTGCGGTTGTTGGCGACGGCGGTTTCATGATGAATTCTCAGGAACTGGAAACGGCCGTCAGGTACAAAATACCGGTTGTGGTACTCATCGTAAATGATAATGCCTTTGGTTTCATAAAATGGAAGCAAAAGAATATGAAGTTAAGGAATTTTGCCCTCGATTACAGCAACCCCGATTTTGTAAAGTACGCAGAGAGTTATGGCGCAAGCGGTTTTAAGATAAACAAAGGAGAACACCTTTCTGACGTACTACGCCAGGCTTTTTCCCTGAACAAACCGGCAGTCATTGAATGCCCCGTTGACTATTCCGTAAATTACGACGTATTTTCACAGGAACTTCAAAATTGTGTGTGTGAATTGCTGTAA
- a CDS encoding MotE family protein has product MKLPINKKMLMMAGVGMIVLGGAAYWFLFMKGKAPAPEPEAQELSPENIDTSAADTVGGEGKEAKNLYASKLPSVYKSNAAKVFKPLSSSEVSKMINEITEEKHEYKKKKELLDLREKMLESLRADLKKERYEIETLREELNKAFELITARMQELKKETIQFDDLELKNIKKLAEVYGGMKPQKAAMILKEMDEETAVKLLTMMDKKTSAKILESVTPFLAVKLSEKLKLLEDGVRSSGNQ; this is encoded by the coding sequence ATGAAGCTCCCGATTAACAAAAAAATGCTGATGATGGCCGGAGTGGGGATGATCGTTCTGGGAGGAGCCGCATATTGGTTTCTTTTTATGAAAGGGAAAGCTCCTGCACCGGAACCGGAAGCGCAGGAATTATCTCCGGAAAATATAGATACGTCAGCGGCGGATACTGTAGGTGGAGAAGGTAAAGAAGCAAAGAATTTGTATGCGAGCAAGCTGCCTTCCGTCTATAAATCGAATGCAGCAAAGGTGTTTAAACCCTTGTCATCAAGCGAAGTCTCAAAGATGATAAATGAAATAACAGAAGAAAAACACGAATACAAGAAGAAGAAGGAACTCCTGGATCTTAGGGAAAAAATGCTTGAATCACTACGCGCCGACCTTAAAAAAGAGAGATATGAAATTGAAACACTCAGGGAAGAGTTGAATAAGGCGTTTGAGTTGATAACCGCAAGAATGCAGGAATTAAAGAAGGAGACTATTCAATTTGATGATCTCGAATTAAAGAATATCAAGAAGCTGGCCGAGGTTTACGGGGGAATGAAACCTCAAAAGGCTGCCATGATTTTAAAGGAAATGGACGAAGAGACCGCGGTAAAACTGCTAACAATGATGGATAAAAAAACATCTGCAAAAATATTGGAATCTGTTACTCCGTTTCTTGCGGTAAAGCTTAGCGAAAAGCTGAAATTGCTTGAAGATGGTGTACGGAGCAGTGGAAACCAATAG
- a CDS encoding EscU/YscU/HrcU family type III secretion system export apparatus switch protein, whose translation MQFFYSYHELTFGLVMRVSIALVILAMVDYIYQKWQYKRGMKMSKKG comes from the coding sequence TTGCAATTTTTTTATTCTTACCACGAACTGACATTCGGACTGGTAATGCGTGTATCGATAGCGCTCGTGATCCTGGCAATGGTAGATTATATCTATCAAAAATGGCAATACAAACGCGGCATGAAAATGTCTAAAAAAGGGTGA
- a CDS encoding FHIPEP family type III secretion protein encodes MTLFRLALNVASTRQILLQGYGGKVIGAFGDFVVGGNCLWGWLFS; translated from the coding sequence ATGACGCTTTTTCGCCTGGCGCTCAACGTGGCTTCTACCCGGCAGATATTATTGCAGGGTTACGGTGGAAAGGTGATTGGCGCATTTGGAGATTTTGTTGTCGGCGGCAATTGCTTGTGGGGTTGGTTGTTTTCTTAA